In Anopheles gambiae chromosome 2, idAnoGambNW_F1_1, whole genome shotgun sequence, a single window of DNA contains:
- the LOC1274478 gene encoding protein glass isoform X1 — MVHTEEHSNAFTLEFNQIHEGGAMYISCGSTDSTPMEPETGYVPNNPLFGMPLDSPQECPSSCGGSGCSSCQENTASLPLAGLHGSDFSDCGNCLDHSGVLSSQSNLGSYWSEDMSTFPGLPPLDIDPLPSLFPFSPCGASYNRPERPTHDVADVLLSLKHAVLKQSPDPPPIGQGQSFATPQASLSYTVHPQMLLSPASHHGHGSHAHYNQMPSQTGGPYSTNYYDSSCAQHSAPPMYPSMSVNVSMNMTMHGYGAEASVPMQCSQMQWGAQNAASSVNVLYPPLLSPVPYPPGTTYSFTADFRPQSQPPPPPPSGGSLSPLAHDSSRSSSTMTPQKQVLPQAQHLQQHQQQQQTLQQQQQQQQQQHQQQQLQQHQYYQHAHHAHHHPQQHQQQQQHHHHHHHHHSQSGSAAVSPNADCTPPKSTTPPDFGTVVDHQSTPPTTTTSAAAVAVAAASAVGFAAALKMKAESRVLGLGFADTVDQRTAAIGEDDEEEDGSGSGSDGAAGGDSKPNLCRLCGKTYARPSTLKTHLRTHSGERPYRCPDCNKSFSQAANLTAHVRTHTGQKPFRCPICDRRFSQSSSVTTHMRTHSGERPYRCRACKKAFSDSSTLTKHLRIHSGEKPYQCKLCLLRFSQSGNLNRHMRVHGNNGQALIT, encoded by the exons ATGGTTCACACGGAAGAGCACAGTAACGCGTTCACTCTGG AGTTCAATCAAATACACGAAGGTGGAGCCATGTATATATCATGTGGGAGTACGGATAGTACTCCCATGGAGCCGGAAACGGGCTATGTCCCGAACAATCCCCTCTTCGGGATGCCCCTCGACAGTCCACAG GAATGCCCATCGTCCTGTGGTGGTAGTGGCTGTTCCAGCTGTCAGGAGAACACAGCATCGTTGCCCCTTGCGGGACTGCACGGATCGGATTTCAGCGACTGCGGAAACTGTCTCGACCACAGCGGTGTACTGAG CTCACAAAGCAACCTTGGCAGCTACTGGAGCGAGGACATGAGCACATTTCCCGGCCTGCCTCCGCTGGACATCGATCCACTACCGAGCttgtttcccttttctccCTGTGGTGCTTCCTACAA TAGACCGGAGCGACCGACGCATGACGTTGCGGACGTGTTGCTGTCGCTGAAGCACGCCGTTCTGAAGCAGAGCCCAGACCCGCCACCGATCGGTCAGGGGCAGAGCTTTGCCACCCCGCAGGCCTCCCTCTCGTACACCGTCCATCCGCAGATGCTGCTGTCGCCGGCCAGTCACCATGGGCACGGATCGCATGCGCACTACAACCAGATGCCATCGCAGACGGGTGGCCCCTACAGCACCAACTATTACGACTCGTCCTGCGCACAACACTCCGCTCCCCCGATGTATCCCAGCATGAGCGTCAACGTCAGCATGAACATGACAATGCACGGGTACGGTGCGGAAGCGTCCGTCCCCATGCAGTGCTCCCAGATGCAGTGGGGAGCGCAGAATGCCGCCTCGTCCGTGAACGTGCTCTATCCGCCACTGCTCAGCCCGGTGCCGTACCCTCCCGGCACGACCTACTCCTTTACTGCGGACTTTCGCCCGCAAAGTCAGCCACCCCCTCCGCCTCCCTCCGGAGGCTCGCTGTCTCCACTGGCGCAcgattcgtcgcgcagctctTCCACAATGACTCCCCAGAAACAGGTTCTGCCGCAAGCGCAACATCtccaacagcaccagcaacagcaacaaacgcttcagcaacagcagcaacagcagcagcagcagcatcagcaacagcagctccagcagcatcAGTATTACCAACATGCACACCATGCTCACCATCATccccagcagcaccaacagcagcagcagcatcatcatcaccaccaccatcaccactcaCAGTCGGGTTCGGCGGCCGTATCGCCCAACGCCGACTGCACACCACCAAAGAGCACCACCCCGCCCGACTTTGGCACCGTCGTGGACCATCAGTCCACGCCGCCAACAACCACCACCTCGGCTGCGGCAGTTGCTGTGGCGGCGGCATCCGCCGTGGGATTCGCGGCCGCCCTCAAGATGAAGGCCGAAAGTCGTGTGCTTGGTCTGGGCTTTGCGGACACCGTCGACCAGCGGACAGCGGCCATTGGCGAGGACGACGAAGAGGAGGACGGCAGCGGCAGTGGCAGTGACGGTGCGGCAGGCGGTGACAGCAAGCCAAATCTCTGCCGACTCTGCGGCAAGACGTACGCACGGCCCAGCACGCTCAAGACGCACCTGCGCACACACTCGGGCGAACGGCCGTACCGCTGCCCGGACTGCAACAAGAGCTTCTCGCAGGCGGCCAACCTGACCGCACACGTCCGCACGCACACGGGCCAGAAACCGTTCCGTTGTCCCATTTGTGATAGGCGCTTCTCGCAAAGCTCCAGTGTTACGACGCACATGCGAACGCACTCTGGCGAACGGCCGTACCGGTGCCGGGCGTGCAAGAAGGCGTTCTCGGACAGTTCCACGCTGACGAAGCATCTGAGGATACACAGCGGCGAAAAACCGTACCAGTGCAAACTTTGTCTACTAAG ATTTTCACAATCCGGCAACCTGAACCGTCACATGCGCGTTCACGGCAACAACGGGCAAGCGCTGATTACTTGA
- the LOC1274478 gene encoding protein glass isoform X2, with translation MVHTEEHSNAFTLEFNQIHEGGAMYISCGSTDSTPMEPETGYVPNNPLFGMPLDSPQECPSSCGGSGCSSCQENTASLPLAGLHGSDFSDCGNCLDHSGVLSSQSNLGSYWSEDMSTFPGLPPLDIDPLPSLFPFSPCGASYKPERPTHDVADVLLSLKHAVLKQSPDPPPIGQGQSFATPQASLSYTVHPQMLLSPASHHGHGSHAHYNQMPSQTGGPYSTNYYDSSCAQHSAPPMYPSMSVNVSMNMTMHGYGAEASVPMQCSQMQWGAQNAASSVNVLYPPLLSPVPYPPGTTYSFTADFRPQSQPPPPPPSGGSLSPLAHDSSRSSSTMTPQKQVLPQAQHLQQHQQQQQTLQQQQQQQQQQHQQQQLQQHQYYQHAHHAHHHPQQHQQQQQHHHHHHHHHSQSGSAAVSPNADCTPPKSTTPPDFGTVVDHQSTPPTTTTSAAAVAVAAASAVGFAAALKMKAESRVLGLGFADTVDQRTAAIGEDDEEEDGSGSGSDGAAGGDSKPNLCRLCGKTYARPSTLKTHLRTHSGERPYRCPDCNKSFSQAANLTAHVRTHTGQKPFRCPICDRRFSQSSSVTTHMRTHSGERPYRCRACKKAFSDSSTLTKHLRIHSGEKPYQCKLCLLRFSQSGNLNRHMRVHGNNGQALIT, from the exons ATGGTTCACACGGAAGAGCACAGTAACGCGTTCACTCTGG AGTTCAATCAAATACACGAAGGTGGAGCCATGTATATATCATGTGGGAGTACGGATAGTACTCCCATGGAGCCGGAAACGGGCTATGTCCCGAACAATCCCCTCTTCGGGATGCCCCTCGACAGTCCACAG GAATGCCCATCGTCCTGTGGTGGTAGTGGCTGTTCCAGCTGTCAGGAGAACACAGCATCGTTGCCCCTTGCGGGACTGCACGGATCGGATTTCAGCGACTGCGGAAACTGTCTCGACCACAGCGGTGTACTGAG CTCACAAAGCAACCTTGGCAGCTACTGGAGCGAGGACATGAGCACATTTCCCGGCCTGCCTCCGCTGGACATCGATCCACTACCGAGCttgtttcccttttctccCTGTGGTGCTTCCTACAA ACCGGAGCGACCGACGCATGACGTTGCGGACGTGTTGCTGTCGCTGAAGCACGCCGTTCTGAAGCAGAGCCCAGACCCGCCACCGATCGGTCAGGGGCAGAGCTTTGCCACCCCGCAGGCCTCCCTCTCGTACACCGTCCATCCGCAGATGCTGCTGTCGCCGGCCAGTCACCATGGGCACGGATCGCATGCGCACTACAACCAGATGCCATCGCAGACGGGTGGCCCCTACAGCACCAACTATTACGACTCGTCCTGCGCACAACACTCCGCTCCCCCGATGTATCCCAGCATGAGCGTCAACGTCAGCATGAACATGACAATGCACGGGTACGGTGCGGAAGCGTCCGTCCCCATGCAGTGCTCCCAGATGCAGTGGGGAGCGCAGAATGCCGCCTCGTCCGTGAACGTGCTCTATCCGCCACTGCTCAGCCCGGTGCCGTACCCTCCCGGCACGACCTACTCCTTTACTGCGGACTTTCGCCCGCAAAGTCAGCCACCCCCTCCGCCTCCCTCCGGAGGCTCGCTGTCTCCACTGGCGCAcgattcgtcgcgcagctctTCCACAATGACTCCCCAGAAACAGGTTCTGCCGCAAGCGCAACATCtccaacagcaccagcaacagcaacaaacgcttcagcaacagcagcaacagcagcagcagcagcatcagcaacagcagctccagcagcatcAGTATTACCAACATGCACACCATGCTCACCATCATccccagcagcaccaacagcagcagcagcatcatcatcaccaccaccatcaccactcaCAGTCGGGTTCGGCGGCCGTATCGCCCAACGCCGACTGCACACCACCAAAGAGCACCACCCCGCCCGACTTTGGCACCGTCGTGGACCATCAGTCCACGCCGCCAACAACCACCACCTCGGCTGCGGCAGTTGCTGTGGCGGCGGCATCCGCCGTGGGATTCGCGGCCGCCCTCAAGATGAAGGCCGAAAGTCGTGTGCTTGGTCTGGGCTTTGCGGACACCGTCGACCAGCGGACAGCGGCCATTGGCGAGGACGACGAAGAGGAGGACGGCAGCGGCAGTGGCAGTGACGGTGCGGCAGGCGGTGACAGCAAGCCAAATCTCTGCCGACTCTGCGGCAAGACGTACGCACGGCCCAGCACGCTCAAGACGCACCTGCGCACACACTCGGGCGAACGGCCGTACCGCTGCCCGGACTGCAACAAGAGCTTCTCGCAGGCGGCCAACCTGACCGCACACGTCCGCACGCACACGGGCCAGAAACCGTTCCGTTGTCCCATTTGTGATAGGCGCTTCTCGCAAAGCTCCAGTGTTACGACGCACATGCGAACGCACTCTGGCGAACGGCCGTACCGGTGCCGGGCGTGCAAGAAGGCGTTCTCGGACAGTTCCACGCTGACGAAGCATCTGAGGATACACAGCGGCGAAAAACCGTACCAGTGCAAACTTTGTCTACTAAG ATTTTCACAATCCGGCAACCTGAACCGTCACATGCGCGTTCACGGCAACAACGGGCAAGCGCTGATTACTTGA
- the LOC1274478 gene encoding protein glass isoform X3 → MKIKQECPSSCGGSGCSSCQENTASLPLAGLHGSDFSDCGNCLDHSGVLSSQSNLGSYWSEDMSTFPGLPPLDIDPLPSLFPFSPCGASYNRPERPTHDVADVLLSLKHAVLKQSPDPPPIGQGQSFATPQASLSYTVHPQMLLSPASHHGHGSHAHYNQMPSQTGGPYSTNYYDSSCAQHSAPPMYPSMSVNVSMNMTMHGYGAEASVPMQCSQMQWGAQNAASSVNVLYPPLLSPVPYPPGTTYSFTADFRPQSQPPPPPPSGGSLSPLAHDSSRSSSTMTPQKQVLPQAQHLQQHQQQQQTLQQQQQQQQQQHQQQQLQQHQYYQHAHHAHHHPQQHQQQQQHHHHHHHHHSQSGSAAVSPNADCTPPKSTTPPDFGTVVDHQSTPPTTTTSAAAVAVAAASAVGFAAALKMKAESRVLGLGFADTVDQRTAAIGEDDEEEDGSGSGSDGAAGGDSKPNLCRLCGKTYARPSTLKTHLRTHSGERPYRCPDCNKSFSQAANLTAHVRTHTGQKPFRCPICDRRFSQSSSVTTHMRTHSGERPYRCRACKKAFSDSSTLTKHLRIHSGEKPYQCKLCLLRFSQSGNLNRHMRVHGNNGQALIT, encoded by the exons ATGAAGATCAAACAA GAATGCCCATCGTCCTGTGGTGGTAGTGGCTGTTCCAGCTGTCAGGAGAACACAGCATCGTTGCCCCTTGCGGGACTGCACGGATCGGATTTCAGCGACTGCGGAAACTGTCTCGACCACAGCGGTGTACTGAG CTCACAAAGCAACCTTGGCAGCTACTGGAGCGAGGACATGAGCACATTTCCCGGCCTGCCTCCGCTGGACATCGATCCACTACCGAGCttgtttcccttttctccCTGTGGTGCTTCCTACAA TAGACCGGAGCGACCGACGCATGACGTTGCGGACGTGTTGCTGTCGCTGAAGCACGCCGTTCTGAAGCAGAGCCCAGACCCGCCACCGATCGGTCAGGGGCAGAGCTTTGCCACCCCGCAGGCCTCCCTCTCGTACACCGTCCATCCGCAGATGCTGCTGTCGCCGGCCAGTCACCATGGGCACGGATCGCATGCGCACTACAACCAGATGCCATCGCAGACGGGTGGCCCCTACAGCACCAACTATTACGACTCGTCCTGCGCACAACACTCCGCTCCCCCGATGTATCCCAGCATGAGCGTCAACGTCAGCATGAACATGACAATGCACGGGTACGGTGCGGAAGCGTCCGTCCCCATGCAGTGCTCCCAGATGCAGTGGGGAGCGCAGAATGCCGCCTCGTCCGTGAACGTGCTCTATCCGCCACTGCTCAGCCCGGTGCCGTACCCTCCCGGCACGACCTACTCCTTTACTGCGGACTTTCGCCCGCAAAGTCAGCCACCCCCTCCGCCTCCCTCCGGAGGCTCGCTGTCTCCACTGGCGCAcgattcgtcgcgcagctctTCCACAATGACTCCCCAGAAACAGGTTCTGCCGCAAGCGCAACATCtccaacagcaccagcaacagcaacaaacgcttcagcaacagcagcaacagcagcagcagcagcatcagcaacagcagctccagcagcatcAGTATTACCAACATGCACACCATGCTCACCATCATccccagcagcaccaacagcagcagcagcatcatcatcaccaccaccatcaccactcaCAGTCGGGTTCGGCGGCCGTATCGCCCAACGCCGACTGCACACCACCAAAGAGCACCACCCCGCCCGACTTTGGCACCGTCGTGGACCATCAGTCCACGCCGCCAACAACCACCACCTCGGCTGCGGCAGTTGCTGTGGCGGCGGCATCCGCCGTGGGATTCGCGGCCGCCCTCAAGATGAAGGCCGAAAGTCGTGTGCTTGGTCTGGGCTTTGCGGACACCGTCGACCAGCGGACAGCGGCCATTGGCGAGGACGACGAAGAGGAGGACGGCAGCGGCAGTGGCAGTGACGGTGCGGCAGGCGGTGACAGCAAGCCAAATCTCTGCCGACTCTGCGGCAAGACGTACGCACGGCCCAGCACGCTCAAGACGCACCTGCGCACACACTCGGGCGAACGGCCGTACCGCTGCCCGGACTGCAACAAGAGCTTCTCGCAGGCGGCCAACCTGACCGCACACGTCCGCACGCACACGGGCCAGAAACCGTTCCGTTGTCCCATTTGTGATAGGCGCTTCTCGCAAAGCTCCAGTGTTACGACGCACATGCGAACGCACTCTGGCGAACGGCCGTACCGGTGCCGGGCGTGCAAGAAGGCGTTCTCGGACAGTTCCACGCTGACGAAGCATCTGAGGATACACAGCGGCGAAAAACCGTACCAGTGCAAACTTTGTCTACTAAG ATTTTCACAATCCGGCAACCTGAACCGTCACATGCGCGTTCACGGCAACAACGGGCAAGCGCTGATTACTTGA
- the LOC1274478 gene encoding protein glass isoform X4: protein MSTFPGLPPLDIDPLPSLFPFSPCGASYNRPERPTHDVADVLLSLKHAVLKQSPDPPPIGQGQSFATPQASLSYTVHPQMLLSPASHHGHGSHAHYNQMPSQTGGPYSTNYYDSSCAQHSAPPMYPSMSVNVSMNMTMHGYGAEASVPMQCSQMQWGAQNAASSVNVLYPPLLSPVPYPPGTTYSFTADFRPQSQPPPPPPSGGSLSPLAHDSSRSSSTMTPQKQVLPQAQHLQQHQQQQQTLQQQQQQQQQQHQQQQLQQHQYYQHAHHAHHHPQQHQQQQQHHHHHHHHHSQSGSAAVSPNADCTPPKSTTPPDFGTVVDHQSTPPTTTTSAAAVAVAAASAVGFAAALKMKAESRVLGLGFADTVDQRTAAIGEDDEEEDGSGSGSDGAAGGDSKPNLCRLCGKTYARPSTLKTHLRTHSGERPYRCPDCNKSFSQAANLTAHVRTHTGQKPFRCPICDRRFSQSSSVTTHMRTHSGERPYRCRACKKAFSDSSTLTKHLRIHSGEKPYQCKLCLLRFSQSGNLNRHMRVHGNNGQALIT from the exons ATGAGCACATTTCCCGGCCTGCCTCCGCTGGACATCGATCCACTACCGAGCttgtttcccttttctccCTGTGGTGCTTCCTACAA TAGACCGGAGCGACCGACGCATGACGTTGCGGACGTGTTGCTGTCGCTGAAGCACGCCGTTCTGAAGCAGAGCCCAGACCCGCCACCGATCGGTCAGGGGCAGAGCTTTGCCACCCCGCAGGCCTCCCTCTCGTACACCGTCCATCCGCAGATGCTGCTGTCGCCGGCCAGTCACCATGGGCACGGATCGCATGCGCACTACAACCAGATGCCATCGCAGACGGGTGGCCCCTACAGCACCAACTATTACGACTCGTCCTGCGCACAACACTCCGCTCCCCCGATGTATCCCAGCATGAGCGTCAACGTCAGCATGAACATGACAATGCACGGGTACGGTGCGGAAGCGTCCGTCCCCATGCAGTGCTCCCAGATGCAGTGGGGAGCGCAGAATGCCGCCTCGTCCGTGAACGTGCTCTATCCGCCACTGCTCAGCCCGGTGCCGTACCCTCCCGGCACGACCTACTCCTTTACTGCGGACTTTCGCCCGCAAAGTCAGCCACCCCCTCCGCCTCCCTCCGGAGGCTCGCTGTCTCCACTGGCGCAcgattcgtcgcgcagctctTCCACAATGACTCCCCAGAAACAGGTTCTGCCGCAAGCGCAACATCtccaacagcaccagcaacagcaacaaacgcttcagcaacagcagcaacagcagcagcagcagcatcagcaacagcagctccagcagcatcAGTATTACCAACATGCACACCATGCTCACCATCATccccagcagcaccaacagcagcagcagcatcatcatcaccaccaccatcaccactcaCAGTCGGGTTCGGCGGCCGTATCGCCCAACGCCGACTGCACACCACCAAAGAGCACCACCCCGCCCGACTTTGGCACCGTCGTGGACCATCAGTCCACGCCGCCAACAACCACCACCTCGGCTGCGGCAGTTGCTGTGGCGGCGGCATCCGCCGTGGGATTCGCGGCCGCCCTCAAGATGAAGGCCGAAAGTCGTGTGCTTGGTCTGGGCTTTGCGGACACCGTCGACCAGCGGACAGCGGCCATTGGCGAGGACGACGAAGAGGAGGACGGCAGCGGCAGTGGCAGTGACGGTGCGGCAGGCGGTGACAGCAAGCCAAATCTCTGCCGACTCTGCGGCAAGACGTACGCACGGCCCAGCACGCTCAAGACGCACCTGCGCACACACTCGGGCGAACGGCCGTACCGCTGCCCGGACTGCAACAAGAGCTTCTCGCAGGCGGCCAACCTGACCGCACACGTCCGCACGCACACGGGCCAGAAACCGTTCCGTTGTCCCATTTGTGATAGGCGCTTCTCGCAAAGCTCCAGTGTTACGACGCACATGCGAACGCACTCTGGCGAACGGCCGTACCGGTGCCGGGCGTGCAAGAAGGCGTTCTCGGACAGTTCCACGCTGACGAAGCATCTGAGGATACACAGCGGCGAAAAACCGTACCAGTGCAAACTTTGTCTACTAAG ATTTTCACAATCCGGCAACCTGAACCGTCACATGCGCGTTCACGGCAACAACGGGCAAGCGCTGATTACTTGA
- the LOC133392144 gene encoding sex-determining region Y protein-like, producing the protein KTSQLSSASSVGHGSLLPAHYHRHPYQSYQHHQYQQQQQQHQHYQQQQQHQQQQHQLAESVSTGHHLAAHSEAATAAAAQYFYNQNAGSFHHHHHHYNRACTSIAASSAVSSAASQSSSGTTTTHPFKSLPTATQLSYFEEYHHFQQQQQQRTKYEDNLTLFGRNNFVNIF; encoded by the coding sequence AAAACGTCGCAACTTTCGTCTGCATCGTCCGTCGGTCACGGCAGTCTTCTGCCAGCACACTACCACCGTCATCCGTACCAGTCCTATCAGCATCACCaataccagcagcagcagcaacagcaccagcactatcagcagcagcaacagcaccagcagcagcaacaccaactCGCCGAATCCGTTTCAACGGGACACCATCTTGCCGCCCACTCGGAGGCGGCcacggcagcggcagcacagTACTTTTACAACCAAAATGCAGGCAgcttccaccaccatcaccatcactaCAATCGCGCCTGCACTTCGATTGCTGCCAGCTCGGCTGTGTCCAGTGCTGCCAGCCAGAGCAGTTCCGGCACGACCACCACACATCCGTTCAAGTCACTTCCGACGGCAACACAGCTGTCCTACTTCGAGGAGTACCACCActtccaacagcagcagcagcagcgcactaAATACGAGGACAACCTGACGTTGTTCGGGAGGAATAATTTTGTGAATATATTTTAA